A DNA window from Desulfomonilaceae bacterium contains the following coding sequences:
- a CDS encoding glycosyltransferase family 39 protein yields the protein MDPRSEKFKFSYTAAFFALMIAWGLIIWFINPVGEFMINDDWSFVKALEILSLEGGIPATGWGQGGPSLLTHLLWGWMFTKLFGFSVTVLRISVLVMAVLGSIGLLELLKRTGASPFLAFWGAMTLVLNPLFLSQSFTFMTDVTLATLMIFALLLISQGLESGRRSLVGLGLFFTLAALLTRQIAIAIPIGLIITLLINPKTRSSNLRPVTFMILFISILPWLCFEYTLKKLGSTSLTDHEVIHAILNDPLQLGLHGYVDLLFGRVVIGIGYISVIVSPIVALSFKELFARRIFRSYFLVTTAVFLVVEAGIVLDLVHLPVAFYRNVIFNFGIGPILLKDTYILHLARAWAIPVSLYYCLAYWAFLNTGALALLAYSYISGIFNQPVRGRSCLGASVTSMLGFVTAMVYVGIILLTGYHDRYLIPVCILLIMWLVSVIGSATPLISFRVGMAIPAFVCMAVIGIFSVAGTRDFMATKTALKQAQDYLVQDCHVSPCAIDGGFEFNGFNCYKKGFVQKPGLSWWWVEKENYLLALGPLPGYTVDTIFPFKRIFPHDGAVYVLKNASPPSPLHAELTIHTR from the coding sequence ATGGATCCACGATCAGAGAAATTCAAATTCTCATACACCGCCGCATTTTTCGCGTTAATGATCGCGTGGGGTTTAATCATATGGTTCATTAATCCCGTCGGCGAATTCATGATCAACGATGATTGGTCTTTTGTTAAAGCATTGGAAATACTGAGTCTGGAGGGAGGAATTCCTGCTACCGGCTGGGGACAAGGAGGCCCTTCTTTGTTGACCCATTTGCTGTGGGGCTGGATGTTCACGAAATTGTTCGGTTTCTCCGTGACTGTGCTGCGAATATCCGTGCTCGTTATGGCTGTATTGGGATCAATCGGTCTACTGGAACTGTTGAAACGGACTGGCGCATCACCCTTTCTAGCCTTTTGGGGCGCGATGACTTTAGTGCTCAATCCGCTGTTTTTATCTCAGTCATTCACATTCATGACGGATGTCACTCTGGCCACTTTGATGATTTTTGCTCTGCTGTTGATAAGCCAGGGTTTAGAAAGCGGGCGTCGCTCATTGGTGGGCTTAGGGCTTTTTTTTACTCTGGCGGCGCTGCTAACCCGGCAAATCGCAATAGCTATTCCTATAGGTCTAATTATCACCCTATTGATTAATCCAAAGACTCGATCTTCTAATCTACGACCCGTGACCTTTATGATTCTCTTTATCTCGATTCTTCCCTGGCTTTGCTTCGAATATACCCTCAAAAAGTTGGGAAGCACTTCCTTGACAGATCATGAAGTTATACATGCTATTCTGAATGATCCGCTGCAATTGGGGCTTCACGGCTATGTAGATTTGTTGTTTGGCAGAGTAGTTATCGGCATAGGTTACATCAGTGTAATTGTTTCTCCAATTGTAGCCCTGAGCTTTAAAGAGCTTTTTGCCAGAAGAATCTTTCGCTCGTATTTCCTTGTTACCACCGCTGTCTTCCTGGTTGTCGAGGCGGGCATTGTCCTTGATCTCGTTCATCTTCCCGTAGCCTTCTACCGCAATGTAATATTTAACTTCGGTATTGGCCCCATACTCTTAAAGGACACCTATATTTTACATCTTGCCAGGGCATGGGCCATCCCGGTATCCCTCTATTATTGTTTGGCCTACTGGGCGTTTTTGAATACCGGCGCCTTGGCGTTACTAGCGTATTCATACATTTCAGGCATCTTCAATCAGCCTGTCAGAGGGCGTTCATGTTTAGGCGCCAGTGTCACTTCGATGTTGGGTTTTGTAACTGCCATGGTTTACGTTGGAATAATTCTCTTGACCGGTTATCATGACCGTTACCTTATTCCGGTTTGCATCCTCCTTATTATGTGGCTTGTCAGCGTCATCGGAAGCGCTACACCGTTGATCAGCTTTAGGGTTGGAATGGCGATACCCGCTTTTGTCTGCATGGCTGTAATAGGGATTTTTTCTGTAGCTGGAACACGCGATTTCATGGCTACAAAGACAGCCCTCAAGCAAGCTCAGGATTACCTTGTCCAGGACTGTCACGTATCTCCATGCGCTATCGACGGAGGGTTTGAATTTAATGGTTTCAATTGCTACAAAAAAGGGTTTGTTCAGAAACCGGGCCTGAGCTGGTGGTGGGTAGAAAAAGAGAATTATCTTCTGGCTCTGGGGCCCCTTCCTGGTTATACCGTAGACACTATCTTCCCATTCAAAAGGATCTTTCCTCATGACGGAGCTGTCTACGTACTGAAAAACGCATCTCCCCCTAGTCCTCTTCACGCTGAACTCACGATCCACACGAGATAG